CAGCTCGATTTAAAAGAAAAAACTGAACTTCAGGAAAAGGCAAATGCCGAACTTGCTCTAAAAAATCAGCAAATTACGGCAAGCATTAGGTATGCTCATACTCTTCAATGTGCTTTCCTTCCAAGCCAAGCCAATATTAAAAAATACTTCAACGACTTTTTTATATTAAATAAACCTAAAGATATTGTTAGTGGCGATTTTTATTGGCTTTCAAATAAAGACGATAAAACATATTTTTCTGTTTCTGACTGCACAGGACATGGTGTCCCCGGTGCATTTATTAGCATTCTTGGCATCACTTCATTAAACGAAATCATAAATAAATATAATAACTTATCTTCTGCCGAAATACTTGTAAAACTTCGCGAAATTGTGATTTCATCCTTGCATCAAGCCGGAGAATTAAACCAAACAAGAGACGGGATAGATATGGCTTTTTGCATATACGACCATCAAACAAAAATTTTGCAATTTTCCGGAGCCAATAATCCGCTTTATATTATTAGAGATAATGAATTGATTGAAACTAAGGGAGATAAAATGCCCATTGGAATTTATACTGATGAAAGGAAAGATTTTTCAAATCACGACTTTCAAATGCAGAAAAACGATATGATTTATATTTTTTCTGATGGATATATTGATCAATTTGGTGGAGAAAACAACAAAAAATTCAAATCAAATTCTTTTAAAAAACTGATATTAGAAATTCATCAAAAGCCCATGAACGAACAAAAGCAAATTCTGGAACAAACCATAATTGACTGGATGGGCAATTTTGAACAAATAGATGATATTTTGGTTATGGGGGTTCAGTTTTAGTGATTCTCCTTATTTAAAGTAAGACAAAAAAATTCACTACGCTACTTTTTCGTATAAATGTTTCTGAAATTCTATAAACAACGAACTGATGTTTTGAACATCTCCTAATCCAAGTTGGGCTAAATCATTGCGAGTATCAGCAAGAAACAACTATTTTCTATAGCTGTTTCAGTAGGACAAGACAATTGGATATTCCGGTCATGTTGACCCCTCAATCCGGCCATATTGACCCCTCTAGATTTTGGTTTTAAAGAACGCTTTAATATGACAAAATTTCAGTTTACAAAATCATTTTTTCATACTTCAAATTTACTTTTTTTTCTTA
The Bacteroidota bacterium DNA segment above includes these coding regions:
- a CDS encoding fused response regulator/phosphatase, which produces MYYQKKNSDFKILIVDDVPKNIQVVGNILLKENYQITYTQTGIQAISMANDNDFDLILLDVMMPNMDGYEVCKILKSSNKTKNIPVIFLTAKTDNESIIKGFEVGGVDFLTKPFNAKELLARVKTQLDLKEKTELQEKANAELALKNQQITASIRYAHTLQCAFLPSQANIKKYFNDFFILNKPKDIVSGDFYWLSNKDDKTYFSVSDCTGHGVPGAFISILGITSLNEIINKYNNLSSAEILVKLREIVISSLHQAGELNQTRDGIDMAFCIYDHQTKILQFSGANNPLYIIRDNELIETKGDKMPIGIYTDERKDFSNHDFQMQKNDMIYIFSDGYIDQFGGENNKKFKSNSFKKLILEIHQKPMNEQKQILEQTIIDWMGNFEQIDDILVMGVQF